One Marinibacterium anthonyi genomic region harbors:
- a CDS encoding TRAP-type mannitol/chloroaromatic compound transport system, small permease component, with the protein MSSLTDPDAIQPFGQPAPVVRIFGWATLFVLAAFLINNILVSWYGFPGMNTLTSGNADPKVLFGAALYVLAVLGAVFWVWHSGNTSLRWDARAITAFNAYLIRACFFTVLFVGVADAAIAFLRIESLFQLFLPDDLAREFNRVQFLAPWVHGPLIVAGFVVALFTRTLGFHWLALMIVAAELLIVISRFVFSYEQALMGDLVRYWYAALFLFASAYTLLEEGHVRVDVLYAGFSRRTKGNVNAVGAILFGMVTCWCILVMGMGSAQAIINSPVRNFEISQASTAGMYVKYQMAAFLGIFAVTMMIQFVAYLFEAVADRRGEPGHKDHVGATTA; encoded by the coding sequence GTGAGCAGCCTTACTGATCCCGACGCCATACAGCCATTCGGCCAGCCGGCGCCGGTCGTTCGCATTTTCGGATGGGCCACGCTTTTCGTGCTGGCCGCCTTCCTGATCAACAACATCCTGGTGTCGTGGTACGGCTTTCCGGGGATGAACACGCTGACCTCGGGCAATGCCGATCCGAAGGTCCTTTTCGGTGCGGCGCTTTACGTGCTGGCGGTGCTGGGCGCGGTGTTCTGGGTCTGGCATTCGGGCAATACGTCGCTGCGATGGGACGCGCGGGCGATCACGGCGTTCAACGCCTACCTGATCCGGGCCTGTTTCTTCACGGTGCTGTTCGTGGGCGTGGCCGATGCGGCCATCGCCTTCCTGCGGATCGAAAGCCTGTTCCAGCTGTTCCTGCCCGACGACCTGGCGCGCGAATTCAACCGGGTGCAGTTCCTGGCGCCCTGGGTCCACGGGCCGCTGATCGTGGCCGGGTTCGTGGTGGCGCTGTTCACGCGGACGCTGGGCTTTCACTGGCTGGCGCTGATGATCGTGGCGGCGGAACTGCTGATCGTGATCTCGCGCTTCGTGTTTTCCTATGAACAGGCGCTGATGGGTGACCTGGTGCGGTACTGGTACGCGGCGCTGTTCCTGTTCGCGTCGGCCTATACGCTGCTTGAGGAAGGCCATGTGCGGGTCGACGTGCTGTACGCGGGCTTTTCCAGGCGCACCAAGGGCAACGTCAACGCGGTGGGCGCGATCCTGTTCGGCATGGTGACCTGCTGGTGCATCCTGGTGATGGGGATGGGATCGGCCCAGGCCATCATCAATTCGCCCGTGCGCAATTTCGAGATCTCGCAGGCATCGACGGCCGGCATGTACGTCAAGTACCAGATGGCCGCCTTTCTGGGGATCTTCGCCGTGACGATGATGATCCAGTTCGTCGCCTACCTGTTCGAAGCCGTCGCCGACCGGCGCGGCGAACCGGGCCACAAGGATCACGTCGGCGCGACGACGGCATAA
- the siaT_15 gene encoding Neu5Ac permease translates to MELFFLIVLILIMAGALGSGFPVAFALPGSAVITITLAAVAGHFLAGNVNAFFHSGGPSQWLTAGVTNLRGVYWEVERDTLIAIPLFIFMGIMLQRSKIAEDLLVTMARLFGPVPGGLGISVVFVGALLAATTGIVGATVVAMGLISLPAMLRNGYSKPLATGTIAASGTLGQIIPPSIVLIILADQLASATDQASTMRKILHKEATGELSMPSVFDVTSTSAGEMFLGAFVPGILLVLIYMLFILVFAILRPKLAPAVPYQGHRDAKFWTEVVLTLVPPLALIFLVLGSIIAGIATVNQAGAIGAAGALIMAGYRLPEPGTPRLFAPAILAAIALGLIAFALSAYDMNIKAVLSSGADMTGIWIGATATVLLVIALIWSGARVLKIENTMHEVMIETAKTTSLVFIILLGAAMLTAAFRAFGGEELVRTFLNSLPGGFWTQFIIVMAVIFILGFFLDFIEIAVVVVPIVAPILLADPQANITAVWLGVMIGLNIQTSFLTPPFGFALFYLRGVAPPEVKTTSIYKGVVAFILLQLAALGVVGYFPPLVNYLPNRVSLLSDTAPPPRNPKLQLCLEDYVWQKLQTEGDALQATIAQARQLDVSILPRRMAGDLTGAFEDAQTAITSMDAIVSADADVAGEADGFRPLLTEVRGIQKQVRDRRTKAEEMLQQARYLNGENQAKRRAALEEDAAVLQDEADRIETTIPAEWADAYKAFSALTKADDKARNTYRRAADGAVEPVNEVLAVLAANDAFASLEPVLRGLEEQILTGDENAVEEALKEAGSQVNAVEGADPIASSLSSARRDLRKGDRDGAMEEWREAIAEYEAQAQWRGPAAQTLVPGLQAYLDGIAETIGARQQPTLSRGQALYLAGCNAHHRDLSLNF, encoded by the coding sequence ATGGAACTTTTCTTTCTCATCGTCCTGATCCTGATCATGGCGGGCGCGCTGGGGTCGGGCTTTCCCGTCGCCTTCGCCCTGCCCGGGTCGGCCGTCATCACCATCACGCTGGCCGCGGTCGCGGGGCATTTCCTTGCCGGCAATGTCAACGCCTTCTTCCATTCCGGCGGGCCGTCGCAATGGCTGACCGCCGGGGTGACCAACCTGCGCGGCGTCTACTGGGAGGTCGAGCGGGATACGCTGATCGCCATCCCGCTGTTCATCTTCATGGGCATCATGCTGCAGCGGTCCAAGATCGCCGAAGACCTGCTGGTCACCATGGCCCGCCTGTTCGGGCCCGTCCCCGGCGGCCTGGGCATTTCGGTCGTCTTCGTGGGCGCGCTGCTGGCGGCCACCACCGGCATCGTCGGCGCCACCGTGGTCGCCATGGGCCTGATCAGCCTGCCCGCGATGCTGCGCAACGGCTATTCCAAGCCGCTGGCGACCGGGACCATCGCGGCCTCCGGCACGCTGGGGCAGATCATTCCGCCGTCGATCGTGCTGATCATCCTGGCCGACCAGCTGGCATCCGCCACCGACCAGGCGTCGACCATGCGCAAGATCCTGCACAAGGAAGCGACCGGCGAACTGTCGATGCCGTCGGTCTTCGACGTGACGTCGACATCGGCGGGAGAGATGTTCCTGGGCGCCTTCGTGCCCGGCATCCTGCTGGTGCTGATCTACATGCTGTTCATCCTGGTCTTTGCCATCCTGCGCCCGAAACTGGCGCCGGCGGTCCCCTACCAGGGCCACCGCGACGCCAAGTTCTGGACCGAGGTCGTGCTGACGCTGGTGCCGCCTCTGGCGCTGATCTTCCTGGTGCTGGGATCGATCATCGCGGGCATCGCCACGGTGAACCAGGCTGGCGCCATCGGCGCGGCCGGGGCGCTGATCATGGCGGGCTATCGCCTGCCCGAACCGGGAACGCCACGGCTGTTCGCGCCGGCGATCCTGGCGGCGATTGCCCTGGGGCTGATCGCCTTTGCGCTGTCGGCCTATGACATGAACATCAAGGCCGTGCTGAGCAGCGGCGCCGACATGACCGGCATCTGGATCGGCGCCACGGCGACCGTGCTGCTGGTGATCGCGCTGATCTGGTCGGGCGCGCGGGTGCTGAAGATCGAAAACACCATGCACGAGGTGATGATCGAGACCGCCAAGACGACGTCGCTGGTGTTCATCATCCTGCTGGGCGCGGCGATGCTGACCGCCGCCTTCCGCGCCTTCGGCGGCGAGGAACTGGTGCGCACGTTCCTGAATTCGCTTCCCGGCGGGTTCTGGACCCAGTTCATCATCGTCATGGCGGTGATCTTCATCCTGGGCTTCTTCCTGGATTTCATCGAGATCGCCGTCGTCGTGGTGCCGATCGTCGCGCCGATCCTTCTGGCCGATCCGCAGGCGAACATCACCGCCGTGTGGCTGGGCGTGATGATCGGCCTGAACATCCAGACCTCGTTCCTGACGCCGCCCTTCGGGTTCGCGCTGTTCTACCTGCGCGGGGTCGCCCCGCCCGAGGTCAAGACCACGTCGATCTACAAGGGCGTCGTGGCCTTCATCCTGCTGCAGCTGGCCGCGCTTGGCGTCGTGGGGTATTTCCCGCCGCTGGTGAACTATCTGCCGAACCGGGTCAGCCTGCTGTCGGACACCGCGCCGCCGCCGCGCAATCCCAAGCTGCAGCTGTGCCTGGAAGATTACGTCTGGCAGAAGCTGCAGACCGAGGGCGACGCGCTGCAGGCGACCATCGCGCAGGCGCGTCAGCTGGACGTGTCGATCCTGCCCAGGCGGATGGCCGGTGACCTGACGGGCGCCTTCGAGGATGCGCAGACCGCCATCACGTCGATGGACGCCATCGTCAGCGCCGATGCCGACGTGGCGGGCGAAGCCGACGGGTTCCGCCCCCTGCTGACCGAAGTGCGCGGCATCCAGAAGCAGGTCCGCGACCGCCGCACCAAGGCCGAGGAGATGCTGCAGCAAGCGCGTTACCTGAACGGCGAAAACCAGGCCAAGCGGCGCGCCGCGCTGGAGGAGGACGCCGCCGTCCTGCAGGACGAGGCCGACCGGATCGAGACCACGATCCCGGCGGAATGGGCTGACGCCTACAAGGCGTTTTCCGCGCTGACCAAGGCCGACGACAAGGCGCGCAACACCTATCGGCGGGCCGCCGACGGCGCGGTCGAGCCGGTGAACGAGGTGCTGGCCGTTCTGGCCGCCAACGACGCCTTCGCCAGTCTGGAACCGGTGCTGCGCGGTCTGGAAGAGCAGATCCTGACGGGTGACGAAAACGCCGTCGAGGAGGCCCTGAAGGAGGCCGGAAGCCAGGTGAACGCGGTCGAGGGCGCGGACCCCATCGCATCGTCCCTGTCCAGCGCACGGCGCGACCTGCGCAAGGGCGACCGCGACGGTGCGATGGAGGAATGGCGCGAGGCGATCGCCGAGTACGAGGCGCAGGCCCAGTGGCGCGGCCCCGCGGCGCAGACGCTGGTGCCGGGGCTGCAGGCCTACCTGGACGGCATCGCCGAGACCATCGGCGCCCGCCAGCAGCCGACGCTGAGCCGGGGCCAGGCGCTGTACCTGGCGGGCTGCAACGCCCACCACCGCGACCTGTCGCTGAACTTCTGA
- the siaP_2 gene encoding Neu5Ac-binding protein has product MERRKFLTSAALGGTGAMLAAPMVNAQNAKTMTIVSTWPRDFPGLGLSAQRLAARITELSNGAIQTEYFAAGERVGAFDSFDEVASGNSQGYIGADYYWVGKHPAYAYFTAVPFGMTTAEQNAWVKFGGGQELWDELGSDFGVKGLLAGNTGTQAGGWFNKEINSPEDLQGLKMRIPGLGGNVMSKLGASTVSLPGGQIYENLVSGAIEATEWVGPYNDYFMKFYEAAKYYYTAGMHEPGSALALGMNAEWWGSLSDYERAVITAAAMEENAAQYEETVALNGVYLQKLIDEHGVEVKSFNDDVWDAFGEASEEVTDEVRDHSELAARVNDSYMDFIESAGSMMAQFEIAFVNQRNRVRGLGV; this is encoded by the coding sequence ATGGAACGTCGTAAATTCCTGACAAGCGCGGCCCTGGGCGGCACCGGTGCGATGCTGGCAGCCCCGATGGTCAACGCGCAGAACGCCAAGACCATGACCATCGTGTCGACCTGGCCGCGCGACTTTCCGGGCCTGGGGCTTTCGGCGCAGCGTCTGGCCGCCCGCATCACCGAATTGTCCAATGGCGCGATCCAGACCGAATATTTCGCCGCCGGCGAACGGGTCGGTGCATTCGACAGCTTTGACGAAGTCGCCAGCGGCAACAGCCAGGGCTACATCGGCGCCGATTACTACTGGGTCGGCAAGCACCCGGCCTATGCCTATTTCACCGCCGTGCCGTTCGGCATGACCACGGCCGAACAGAACGCCTGGGTCAAGTTCGGCGGCGGACAGGAGCTGTGGGACGAGCTGGGCAGCGATTTTGGCGTCAAGGGCCTGCTGGCGGGCAACACCGGAACGCAGGCCGGCGGCTGGTTCAACAAGGAGATCAATTCGCCCGAGGACCTGCAGGGTCTGAAGATGCGGATCCCGGGCCTGGGCGGCAACGTGATGTCCAAGCTGGGCGCGTCGACCGTGTCGCTGCCGGGCGGACAGATCTATGAAAACCTGGTGTCGGGCGCCATCGAGGCGACCGAATGGGTCGGGCCCTACAACGACTACTTCATGAAGTTCTACGAGGCGGCCAAGTATTATTACACGGCCGGCATGCACGAGCCGGGTTCGGCCCTGGCGCTTGGCATGAACGCCGAGTGGTGGGGGAGCCTGTCGGATTACGAACGGGCCGTGATCACCGCCGCCGCCATGGAAGAGAACGCCGCGCAATACGAAGAGACCGTGGCGCTGAACGGGGTCTACCTGCAGAAGCTGATCGACGAACATGGCGTCGAGGTGAAATCGTTCAACGACGACGTCTGGGATGCCTTCGGCGAAGCGTCGGAAGAAGTGACGGACGAGGTGCGCGATCACTCGGAGCTCGCCGCACGGGTGAACGACAGCTACATGGACTTCATCGAAAGCGCCGGCAGCATGATGGCCCAGTTCGAGATCGCCTTTGTCAACCAGCGCAACCGCGTGCGCGGGCTTGGCGTCTGA